One segment of Herbaspirillum hiltneri N3 DNA contains the following:
- a CDS encoding HlyD family secretion protein: MTTQTNATAGAATTATATPVGKKKFIKFAVLALVLLAVAAYLIYWFAEGRHWEHTDDAYVGGDITVIAPKVPGNIVKVLVTDNQRVKAGDLLIKIDDRDYVAVLEKLDAAVQAQQAALANIDAERRLQEAVIEQGKAGVAASNADLTRTRDDQTRYQSLSAKSAVSVQSFQKADADYKQAQANGQKAQAGLIAAQRQLDVLATQKQKVQAAMQQAVAERNLAQLNVAYTELRAPVDGVVGNRRARTGAYAATGAQLLSVVPADGLWVDANFKESQIARFQTGMTVKIKADVLPGETFEGHVASIAPATGAQFSILPAENATGNFTKIVQRVPVRILLDGEAARLGKLRPGLSVTAEVDERTANAAHAADAASATNATGKRS, encoded by the coding sequence ATGACAACGCAGACAAATGCAACAGCGGGGGCAGCAACCACGGCAACGGCGACGCCCGTGGGCAAGAAGAAATTCATCAAATTTGCGGTGCTGGCGCTGGTCCTGCTGGCGGTGGCCGCTTATCTGATCTACTGGTTTGCGGAAGGCCGCCATTGGGAACATACCGACGATGCCTACGTCGGCGGCGACATCACCGTGATCGCGCCGAAAGTGCCGGGCAATATCGTCAAGGTGCTGGTTACCGACAACCAGCGCGTCAAGGCCGGCGACCTGCTGATCAAGATCGATGACCGCGATTACGTCGCGGTGCTGGAAAAACTGGATGCCGCAGTACAAGCGCAGCAAGCCGCCTTGGCCAACATCGACGCCGAGCGCCGCCTGCAGGAAGCAGTGATCGAGCAGGGCAAGGCCGGTGTCGCCGCCAGCAACGCCGACCTGACCCGCACACGCGACGACCAGACGCGCTATCAAAGCCTGTCGGCCAAGTCGGCGGTGTCGGTGCAAAGCTTCCAGAAGGCCGACGCCGACTACAAGCAGGCGCAGGCCAACGGCCAGAAGGCGCAAGCCGGCCTGATTGCGGCGCAACGCCAGCTCGACGTGCTCGCCACGCAAAAGCAGAAAGTCCAGGCGGCCATGCAGCAAGCCGTCGCCGAACGCAATCTCGCTCAATTGAATGTCGCGTACACCGAACTGCGCGCACCGGTCGACGGCGTGGTCGGCAACCGGCGCGCACGCACCGGCGCATATGCCGCCACCGGCGCACAGCTGTTGTCGGTGGTGCCGGCCGACGGCTTGTGGGTCGACGCCAACTTCAAGGAGAGCCAGATCGCCCGCTTCCAGACCGGCATGACGGTGAAGATCAAGGCCGACGTATTGCCCGGTGAAACTTTCGAGGGCCACGTCGCCAGCATCGCACCGGCCACCGGGGCGCAGTTCAGCATCCTGCCCGCCGAAAACGCCACCGGCAATTTCACCAAGATCGTCCAGCGCGTGCCCGTGCGCATCCTGCTCGACGGCGAGGCCGCCCGCCTGGGGAAATTGCGTCCCGGCCTGTCGGTGACGGCGGAGGTGGATGAGCGCACGGCCAATGCAGCCCATGCAGCCGATGCAGCCAGCGCAACCAACGCCACCGGCAAGCGGAGCTGA
- a CDS encoding DHA2 family efflux MFS transporter permease subunit, whose translation MASPAELTQKAKILAFATMCVGMFIALIDIQIVSASLADIGGGLSAGADETAWVQTSYLIAEIIVIPLSGWLARVMSTRWLFSASAVGFTIASMLCGMAWDINSMIFFRALQGFLGGSMIPMVFTSAFFYFSGHQRVIAAATVGALSSLAPTLGPTVGGWITSNYSWHWLFFINLVPGIFVAVVVPMLVRIDKPNLSLLKGADYLGMILLAASLGCLEYSLEEGPRLGWLGDDVIRTTVWISIVAGIGFIWRSLAYDNPVVDLRALKDRNFALGCFFSFVTGIGIFATVYLTPVFLAHVRGFSALDIGLAIFATGLFQICAIPFYTYLGRRVDLRWLMMFGMACFALSMWNFTPITHDWGWRELLLPQALRGFAQQFAVAPVVTLTLGALKPERLKQASGLFNLMRNLGGAIGIAVCGTILNDRTNLHFLRLAEHLNSANESMNNLLQNTGANMLAWGLDGGSAPTGALQQLWKLTMREAQTQTFADAFLAVMVCFLVAIVLIPLMHKVAPPKAPSADAH comes from the coding sequence ATGGCGTCGCCTGCCGAACTGACGCAAAAGGCCAAGATCCTCGCCTTCGCCACCATGTGCGTCGGCATGTTCATCGCCCTGATCGACATCCAGATCGTCTCGGCCTCGCTGGCCGATATCGGCGGCGGCCTGTCGGCCGGCGCGGATGAGACCGCCTGGGTCCAGACCAGCTACCTGATCGCGGAAATCATCGTCATTCCGCTGTCCGGATGGCTGGCGCGCGTGATGTCGACGCGCTGGTTGTTCAGCGCGTCGGCGGTCGGCTTCACCATCGCCAGCATGCTGTGCGGCATGGCGTGGGATATCAACAGCATGATTTTCTTCCGCGCCCTGCAAGGCTTCCTCGGCGGCTCGATGATTCCCATGGTGTTCACTTCGGCGTTCTTCTATTTCTCCGGACATCAGCGCGTGATTGCAGCGGCCACCGTCGGTGCGCTATCTTCCCTGGCGCCGACGCTCGGACCAACCGTGGGCGGCTGGATCACCAGCAACTATTCCTGGCACTGGCTGTTCTTCATCAACCTGGTGCCGGGGATCTTTGTCGCGGTGGTGGTGCCGATGCTGGTGCGCATCGACAAGCCCAACCTGTCGCTGCTCAAGGGCGCCGACTATCTCGGCATGATCCTGCTGGCGGCCAGTCTCGGCTGCCTGGAATATTCGCTGGAAGAAGGTCCGCGGCTAGGCTGGCTGGGCGACGACGTCATCAGAACCACCGTATGGATTTCCATCGTCGCCGGCATCGGCTTTATCTGGCGCAGCCTGGCGTACGACAATCCGGTGGTCGATCTGCGCGCGCTCAAGGATCGCAACTTCGCGCTGGGCTGCTTCTTCTCTTTCGTCACCGGCATCGGCATCTTCGCCACGGTGTATCTGACGCCGGTGTTTCTGGCGCACGTACGCGGCTTCAGCGCGCTCGATATCGGGCTGGCGATCTTTGCCACCGGCCTGTTCCAGATCTGCGCGATTCCGTTCTACACCTATCTCGGGCGGCGCGTCGATCTGCGCTGGCTGATGATGTTCGGCATGGCCTGCTTCGCGCTGAGCATGTGGAACTTCACGCCGATCACGCACGACTGGGGCTGGCGCGAGTTGCTGCTGCCGCAAGCCTTGCGCGGGTTCGCGCAGCAGTTTGCGGTGGCGCCGGTGGTGACGCTCACCTTGGGAGCGCTCAAGCCCGAGCGCCTGAAGCAGGCCTCGGGTTTGTTCAACCTCATGCGCAATCTGGGCGGGGCGATCGGCATCGCCGTGTGCGGCACGATTCTCAACGATCGCACCAACCTGCATTTCCTGCGCCTGGCGGAACATCTCAACAGCGCCAACGAATCGATGAACAATCTGCTGCAGAACACCGGCGCCAACATGCTGGCATGGGGGCTCGACGGCGGCAGCGCACCGACCGGCGCCTTGCAGCAGCTGTGGAAGCTGACCATGCGCGAAGCGCAGACGCAGACCTTCGCCGATGCCTTCCTGGCGGTAATGGTGTGTTTCCTGGTGGCGATCGTGCTGATTCCGCTGATGCACAAAGTCGCGCCGCCGAAAGCACCGTCAGCCGACGCGCATTGA
- a CDS encoding LysR family transcriptional regulator, with translation MTNTRVLQGTSIRYFLEVVRRGSITEAALTLNVASSAISRQIARLEDELDTQLFERVSRGMRPNAAGELLAAHALRAQLETERIGNELLALKGLRRGEVKLASTEGFALDFLPAAIEHFRRRHSGIRFQLSVGNAGDVAQAIREGTVDIGLTFTMAPDRDIKVEYAQSAPILAVMHPRHPLAGRKQVVLSELVGYPLALPQKSITMRRLIDACCSRKNLLLEPTLSSDSINALLGFVLAGDGVAFAAGLPIRKMVRNGVLVALPIRDRDMNTLQMEIQSLSGRTLPDAARAFLNTLIARASSDD, from the coding sequence ATGACCAATACCCGCGTCCTGCAGGGAACCTCGATACGCTACTTTCTGGAAGTGGTGCGGCGAGGCTCGATCACCGAGGCGGCCCTGACGCTGAATGTTGCGTCTTCCGCCATCAGCCGGCAAATTGCGCGGCTCGAGGATGAACTGGATACGCAGCTGTTCGAACGCGTTTCGCGCGGCATGAGGCCGAACGCTGCCGGCGAACTGCTGGCGGCCCACGCCCTGCGCGCCCAGCTGGAAACCGAACGTATCGGCAACGAGCTGCTGGCGCTGAAAGGCTTGCGGCGCGGCGAAGTCAAACTGGCCAGCACCGAGGGTTTTGCGCTGGACTTCCTGCCAGCGGCGATCGAACACTTTCGCCGGAGGCACAGCGGCATCCGCTTCCAGCTGTCGGTCGGCAATGCCGGCGACGTGGCGCAGGCGATTCGCGAGGGCACGGTCGACATCGGCCTGACGTTTACGATGGCGCCCGACCGCGACATCAAGGTGGAATATGCGCAGAGCGCCCCGATTCTTGCGGTCATGCACCCCAGGCATCCGCTGGCCGGGCGCAAGCAGGTGGTGCTCTCCGAGCTGGTCGGCTATCCCCTCGCGCTTCCCCAGAAGAGCATCACCATGCGGCGCCTGATCGATGCGTGCTGCAGCCGCAAGAACCTGCTGCTGGAGCCGACCCTGAGCAGCGATTCCATCAATGCCTTGCTGGGATTTGTGCTCGCAGGCGACGGCGTGGCCTTTGCCGCGGGGCTGCCGATTCGCAAAATGGTCCGCAACGGCGTGCTGGTGGCATTGCCGATCCGCGACCGCGACATGAACACGCTGCAGATGGAGATTCAGTCCTTGTCGGGACGCACCTTGCCGGATGCCGCCCGCGCCTTCCTCAATACCTTGATCGCACGTGCGAGCAGCGACGACTAG
- a CDS encoding MFS transporter, translating into MKATTEAGKYKYVVLALLYLGWCVSYIDRAAITFAATYIAGEFQLKPSDLGILLSSFFLGYSLLQLPGGWLADRFGSRPVIVISILMWSVFTAFTGLAWSISSLVIIRFVFGLGEGAFPAASVKGVAETFSKEERPKMSSLLMSSNYVGSMLAPLIIAPMIIQFGWRNVFHYIGIAGLAFALMYWFVVKPVRAARGDAAAEAEKKAINKQAFRTLLKMPLMWQIVAVWFGLSIVNKGLDSWMPTYLMTQRGLNLKSVGLLLPLPYVLAGIATGIGGWVMMRFFDGRERYLLIGSSILTAIFVYCMYTSNSVAALITYQCIAYFFKSFVLATCIALPTKMLPANLIGTSIGMVNLGGQSAGFISPLVIGFLVSAFSNYDYAFSFLIAAACFSVLVSLFIRTLKSSAYAQHA; encoded by the coding sequence ATGAAGGCAACAACAGAAGCGGGCAAATACAAATACGTGGTGCTGGCCCTGCTGTACCTGGGCTGGTGCGTCTCGTACATCGATCGCGCCGCGATCACGTTTGCGGCCACCTACATCGCCGGCGAATTCCAGCTCAAGCCTTCCGACCTCGGCATCTTGCTGAGCAGCTTCTTCCTCGGCTATTCACTGCTGCAATTGCCGGGCGGCTGGCTGGCCGACCGCTTCGGATCGCGTCCGGTGATCGTGATTTCCATCCTGATGTGGTCGGTGTTTACCGCCTTCACCGGGCTGGCCTGGTCGATCTCCAGCCTGGTCATCATCCGCTTCGTGTTCGGTCTCGGAGAGGGCGCGTTTCCCGCTGCCAGCGTCAAGGGCGTGGCAGAGACCTTCAGCAAGGAAGAGCGGCCCAAGATGTCGTCGCTGCTGATGTCCTCCAACTATGTCGGCAGCATGTTGGCGCCACTGATCATTGCACCGATGATCATCCAGTTCGGCTGGCGCAACGTGTTCCACTACATCGGCATCGCCGGCCTGGCGTTTGCGCTGATGTACTGGTTCGTGGTGAAGCCGGTCAGGGCGGCCAGGGGCGATGCCGCCGCAGAGGCGGAAAAGAAGGCGATCAACAAGCAAGCCTTCCGCACGCTGCTGAAGATGCCGCTGATGTGGCAGATCGTGGCGGTCTGGTTCGGCCTGAGCATCGTCAACAAGGGACTGGATTCCTGGATGCCGACGTACCTGATGACGCAGCGCGGCCTGAACCTGAAATCGGTCGGGCTGCTGTTGCCGTTGCCGTATGTACTGGCGGGCATCGCCACCGGTATCGGCGGCTGGGTGATGATGCGATTCTTCGACGGGCGCGAACGCTATCTGCTGATCGGCAGTTCGATATTGACGGCCATCTTCGTGTATTGCATGTACACCTCGAACAGCGTCGCCGCCCTGATCACGTATCAGTGCATCGCCTATTTCTTCAAATCCTTCGTCTTGGCGACCTGCATCGCGCTGCCGACCAAGATGCTGCCCGCCAATCTCATCGGCACCAGTATCGGCATGGTCAACCTGGGCGGCCAGTCGGCCGGCTTCATTTCGCCGCTGGTCATCGGCTTCCTGGTCAGCGCCTTCAGCAACTACGACTATGCGTTCAGTTTCCTGATTGCCGCGGCCTGCTTCTCGGTGCTGGTCAGCCTGTTCATCCGCACCCTGAAATCATCGGCCTATGCGCAGCACGCCTGA
- a CDS encoding amidase — translation MPDHSIVEKSAVALRALIGARQLSPVELLDACISRIEDINPRVNAVTATCFERARDEARRAEQAVMAGAPLGLLHGLPIGIKDLEETEGLLTTYGSAIYRSNIPARDNVLVARLRRAGAIVAGKTNVPEMGAGANSRNTVWGATGNPFNPLLNAGGSSGGSAAALACDLLPLCSGSDTGGSLRIPAAKCGVVGFRPSPGLVPSERKLLGWTPISVVGPMGRDVADTVLQLRASAGMDSSDPLSYPLGDDPFATLPDIDLSQLRIGYTEDFGVCDVDNDIRAVFRKKIAAIRPHVKTCEQIDVDMGEAHRCFDVIRAESFFTGFDAAYRRDPSSLGPNTRANYELGAAMKLADTAWAHSEQTRIFRRFQAQFSRFDLILSPTTPVSPFPWSQLYLKEINGVELENYYRWLALTYVVTLATNPSISLPCGTDHRQMPFGLQVTGAFRADRHLLGCAAALENLFDGSDELRRPRPDLQQLRRSEVDLKSIVTDSPQPAGAPAPTAVAGGPAV, via the coding sequence ATGCCCGACCACAGCATCGTTGAAAAAAGCGCAGTCGCCCTGCGCGCCCTGATCGGCGCCAGGCAACTTTCCCCGGTGGAACTGCTGGACGCCTGTATCTCCCGCATCGAAGATATCAACCCGCGCGTGAACGCCGTCACCGCGACGTGCTTCGAGCGCGCCCGCGATGAAGCCAGGCGCGCGGAGCAGGCCGTGATGGCTGGCGCACCGCTGGGTCTGCTGCATGGCTTGCCGATCGGCATCAAGGATCTGGAAGAAACCGAGGGTCTGCTTACCACCTACGGCTCGGCCATCTACCGCAGCAACATTCCTGCGCGCGACAACGTGCTGGTGGCGCGGTTGCGCCGCGCAGGCGCCATCGTCGCCGGCAAGACCAACGTTCCGGAGATGGGGGCCGGCGCCAACAGCCGCAACACGGTATGGGGCGCGACCGGCAATCCCTTCAATCCGCTGCTCAATGCCGGCGGCTCCTCAGGCGGCTCGGCTGCCGCGCTGGCCTGCGATTTGCTGCCGCTGTGCAGCGGGTCCGACACCGGCGGTTCCTTGCGCATTCCGGCGGCCAAATGCGGCGTGGTCGGCTTCCGCCCATCGCCCGGCCTGGTACCGAGCGAGCGCAAATTGCTGGGTTGGACGCCGATCTCCGTCGTCGGTCCAATGGGGCGCGACGTCGCGGACACCGTGCTGCAATTGCGCGCGAGCGCCGGCATGGACAGCAGCGATCCCTTGAGTTATCCGCTGGGCGACGATCCGTTTGCGACCTTGCCGGACATCGATCTGTCGCAACTGCGCATCGGCTATACCGAAGACTTCGGCGTCTGCGATGTCGACAACGACATCCGCGCAGTCTTCCGCAAAAAAATCGCCGCCATCCGTCCTCATGTGAAAACCTGCGAGCAGATCGACGTGGATATGGGTGAGGCGCATCGCTGTTTCGACGTCATTCGCGCCGAGAGTTTCTTCACCGGTTTTGACGCCGCCTATCGTCGCGATCCTTCCTCGCTCGGACCGAACACGCGCGCCAACTATGAGTTGGGCGCCGCCATGAAGCTGGCCGACACGGCCTGGGCGCACAGCGAGCAGACGCGTATTTTCCGCCGCTTCCAGGCGCAGTTTTCCCGGTTCGATCTGATCCTGTCGCCGACCACGCCGGTCTCGCCTTTCCCTTGGAGCCAGTTGTATCTGAAGGAGATCAATGGCGTCGAACTGGAAAATTACTATCGCTGGCTGGCGCTGACCTACGTGGTCACGCTGGCGACCAATCCGTCGATCTCGCTGCCTTGCGGCACCGACCACAGGCAGATGCCGTTCGGCTTGCAAGTGACGGGCGCTTTCCGTGCCGACCGTCATCTGCTCGGGTGCGCCGCAGCGCTGGAAAATCTGTTCGACGGCAGCGACGAACTGCGCCGTCCGCGTCCCGACCTGCAGCAGCTGCGGCGCAGCGAGGTCGACCTGAAATCCATCGTTACCGATTCGCCGCAACCTGCAGGCGCGCCGGCGCCGACGGCCGTGGCCGGAGGGCCGGCCGTCTGA
- a CDS encoding NAD(P)/FAD-dependent oxidoreductase, whose protein sequence is MPDQFSSSSNAATQTDFLIVGAGIAGASIAYWLAPHAGVIMLERESQPGYHSTGRSAAAYMESYGPPQVRALTCASRAFFDHPPAGFAEHPLLTPRGALFIARTDQLDQLDAHEALVRSVSDKVQRLSPDEACARVPVLRREALGGAVYEEDACDIDVHGLHQGFLRGARGAGARVVCDAEVLGLAYLDGQWRLSTSQGEFRAPVVINAAGAWADVIGGMAGARPIGLVPKRRSAFTFTADAGQDSTSWPMFMSVDESFYIKPDAGLLLGSPANADPVEPHDVQAEELDIAIAIDQIQNATTLAIRRPSHVWAGLRSFVGDGSFVGGFDSGLSGFFWAAGQGGYGIQTAPAAGETYAALARGLAVPAAIAAFGVSAEALSCDRLRAKEAAM, encoded by the coding sequence ATGCCAGACCAGTTTTCATCTTCTTCCAATGCGGCGACGCAGACGGATTTCCTGATCGTCGGCGCCGGTATCGCCGGCGCATCGATCGCGTACTGGCTGGCGCCGCATGCCGGCGTCATCATGCTGGAGCGCGAATCGCAGCCCGGGTATCACAGCACCGGACGTTCAGCGGCGGCTTACATGGAAAGCTACGGCCCGCCGCAAGTGCGCGCGCTGACCTGCGCCAGCCGGGCGTTCTTCGATCATCCGCCGGCCGGCTTCGCGGAACATCCGTTGTTGACGCCGCGCGGAGCGCTCTTCATCGCCAGGACGGATCAGTTGGACCAACTGGATGCGCATGAAGCGCTGGTGCGTTCGGTCTCCGACAAGGTGCAGCGCCTGAGTCCGGATGAAGCATGCGCGCGGGTGCCGGTATTGCGTCGGGAAGCCCTAGGCGGCGCCGTGTACGAAGAAGACGCCTGCGACATTGACGTCCACGGCTTGCACCAGGGATTCCTGCGGGGCGCACGCGGTGCCGGGGCGCGCGTGGTGTGCGACGCCGAAGTGCTCGGCCTGGCGTACCTCGACGGACAGTGGCGGCTCTCGACTTCACAGGGAGAATTCCGCGCCCCGGTGGTGATCAACGCGGCCGGAGCCTGGGCCGACGTCATCGGCGGCATGGCCGGCGCCAGACCCATCGGGCTGGTGCCCAAGCGCCGCTCGGCGTTTACCTTCACCGCCGATGCCGGACAGGACAGCACCTCCTGGCCGATGTTCATGAGCGTCGACGAGTCGTTTTACATCAAGCCGGATGCAGGGTTGCTGCTGGGCTCGCCGGCCAATGCCGATCCGGTCGAGCCGCATGATGTCCAGGCGGAAGAGCTGGACATCGCCATCGCCATCGATCAGATCCAGAACGCCACGACGCTTGCCATCCGTCGGCCATCGCATGTCTGGGCCGGATTGCGTTCCTTTGTCGGGGATGGCAGCTTTGTCGGCGGTTTCGATAGCGGACTGAGTGGATTTTTCTGGGCTGCGGGGCAGGGCGGCTACGGCATCCAGACCGCGCCTGCGGCCGGAGAAACTTATGCCGCCCTGGCGCGCGGCCTGGCTGTGCCGGCGGCGATAGCCGCATTCGGCGTCAGCGCGGAGGCGTTGAGCTGCGATCGCCTTCGCGCGAAAGAAGCGGCGATGTAG
- a CDS encoding methyl-accepting chemotaxis protein encodes MLKNIKIGPRLGGGFAVVLVFSILVAGIGILRLKAVTEETRSMMDEPLRSERLVSEWNTLLLNAIQRTTSVVKSKDPELDAFLSKEAAQSSKASAETLAQVEKLLSTEEERQLFKNINDYRKKFLTVRDSIYKLKKDGKAEEIAAVFEAEYLPVAKGTQDAMRKLLDFERGRIDTIAQHVETTAENSQKLIFALEGVILLAGIFFAIVLTKSITRPIDMALAISKQVSSGDLTSEARIVSKDEVGQLVMSLQSMSEQLHVIVSNVRNGADSIAIASGEIASGNLDLSSRTEEQAGALEETAASIEQLTASVGKNAENSGKAHQLVTSAAEVVSEGGDVMAQLIETMNTINESSRKIVDIISVIDSIAFQTNILALNAAVEAARAGEQGRGFAVVASEVRGLAQRSATAAKEIKILINESVDKVASGSKLVEQAGATMSKVVGSVQSANTLVREINSASQEQAAGIKEVNQAISQMDGVTQQNAALVEQAAAAAHSLEDQARNLKQLVTVFKLKPAAH; translated from the coding sequence ATGTTGAAAAATATAAAAATTGGTCCGCGGCTTGGGGGCGGCTTTGCAGTAGTTCTGGTATTTTCGATCCTGGTGGCGGGGATCGGCATCTTGCGGCTGAAGGCCGTGACCGAGGAGACGCGCTCCATGATGGACGAGCCCTTGCGCTCGGAGCGACTGGTGTCGGAATGGAATACCCTGCTGCTCAACGCGATCCAACGCACGACTTCAGTCGTGAAAAGCAAGGATCCCGAACTGGATGCCTTCTTGTCAAAGGAGGCCGCACAGTCGAGCAAGGCCTCCGCCGAGACCCTGGCGCAAGTGGAGAAGCTGCTCTCGACGGAAGAAGAACGCCAGCTGTTCAAGAACATCAACGACTACCGCAAGAAATTCCTGACCGTCAGGGACAGCATCTACAAGCTGAAAAAGGATGGCAAGGCGGAAGAGATCGCCGCAGTCTTTGAAGCGGAGTATCTGCCGGTCGCCAAAGGCACCCAGGACGCCATGCGCAAGCTGCTCGACTTCGAGCGCGGCAGAATAGACACCATCGCCCAGCATGTGGAAACGACGGCCGAAAATAGCCAGAAACTGATCTTTGCACTCGAGGGCGTGATTCTCCTGGCCGGCATCTTCTTTGCCATCGTGCTGACCAAGAGCATCACGCGCCCGATCGACATGGCGCTGGCGATTTCCAAGCAGGTATCCTCTGGCGATCTGACTTCGGAGGCCAGGATCGTCAGCAAGGATGAGGTGGGCCAGCTCGTCATGTCCTTGCAGAGCATGAGCGAGCAACTGCATGTGATCGTCTCGAACGTCCGCAACGGCGCCGACAGCATCGCCATTGCCTCCGGCGAGATCGCTTCCGGAAATCTGGATCTCTCGTCCCGCACCGAGGAGCAAGCCGGTGCACTGGAAGAAACCGCCGCCTCGATAGAGCAGCTGACTGCGAGCGTCGGCAAGAACGCGGAGAATTCCGGCAAGGCGCACCAGCTGGTGACGTCTGCCGCAGAAGTCGTCAGCGAAGGCGGCGACGTCATGGCCCAGCTGATCGAGACGATGAATACGATCAACGAGTCTTCCCGCAAGATCGTCGACATCATCAGCGTCATCGACAGCATCGCATTCCAGACCAATATCCTGGCGCTGAACGCCGCCGTGGAAGCGGCCCGGGCCGGCGAGCAGGGCCGGGGGTTTGCGGTGGTGGCGTCCGAAGTGCGCGGACTGGCCCAGCGTTCCGCCACGGCGGCGAAGGAAATCAAGATACTCATCAATGAATCGGTGGACAAGGTCGCCTCCGGCAGCAAGCTGGTGGAACAGGCCGGCGCCACCATGAGCAAAGTGGTGGGAAGCGTGCAGAGCGCCAACACGCTGGTCAGGGAGATCAATTCGGCCAGCCAGGAACAGGCCGCCGGCATCAAGGAGGTCAATCAGGCGATCTCCCAGATGGACGGCGTGACGCAGCAAAACGCGGCGCTGGTCGAACAAGCCGCCGCAGCGGCGCATTCGCTGGAAGATCAGGCGAGAAACCTGAAGCAGCTGGTCACTGTGTTCAAACTGAAACCGGCGGCGCACTAG
- a CDS encoding M20 aminoacylase family protein, with protein sequence MSTKFCQIADLDDVKHELVGIRRHIHQHPELSYEEVDTARLVAERLEDWGYAVTRNIGGNGLVATLRAGSSTRSIGVRADMDALPIHEMTGLSYASEHQGKMHACGHDGHTAMLLGAALQLARTRRFDGTVNLIFQPAEEAGFNSGAEQMLRDGLFERFPCDAIFGMHNHPGVATGTFMFRAGAFMAACDTVKIKIIGKGSHAARPHLSVDPLVAASSLVMALQTVVSRNVDPMETAVVTVGSLHAGHAANVIPEHAAMELSVRSFKPEVRELLEQRIRALVLSHAESYGARAEIEYIRGYPVLINSEAETEFARQIAEELVGADKIIAPFGPIAGSEDFAYFLQQRPGCFVRVGNGAGQPMLHNAHYDFNDDNVTVGAAYWTRLVERYLQAQ encoded by the coding sequence ATGAGCACAAAGTTTTGCCAGATCGCCGATCTGGATGACGTCAAGCACGAACTGGTCGGCATTCGCCGCCACATCCACCAGCATCCCGAATTGTCGTATGAAGAAGTCGACACCGCGCGGCTGGTGGCGGAACGGCTGGAAGACTGGGGCTATGCGGTCACGCGCAACATCGGCGGCAACGGCCTGGTGGCCACGCTGCGCGCCGGCAGCAGCACGCGCAGCATCGGCGTGCGCGCCGACATGGATGCCCTGCCCATCCACGAGATGACCGGACTGAGCTACGCCAGCGAACATCAGGGGAAAATGCACGCCTGCGGCCACGACGGCCACACCGCGATGTTGCTGGGGGCGGCATTACAACTGGCGCGCACGCGTCGTTTCGACGGCACCGTCAACCTGATCTTCCAGCCTGCCGAAGAAGCCGGCTTCAACAGCGGCGCCGAACAGATGCTCAGGGACGGCTTGTTCGAACGCTTCCCCTGCGACGCCATCTTCGGCATGCACAACCACCCCGGCGTCGCCACCGGCACCTTCATGTTCCGCGCAGGCGCCTTCATGGCAGCCTGCGACACGGTCAAGATCAAGATCATCGGCAAGGGCAGCCACGCGGCGCGCCCGCATCTGTCGGTCGATCCGCTGGTCGCCGCCAGCAGCCTCGTGATGGCGCTGCAGACCGTGGTCTCGCGCAATGTCGATCCGATGGAAACGGCTGTGGTGACGGTCGGATCGCTGCATGCTGGCCATGCCGCCAACGTGATTCCGGAACACGCCGCCATGGAGCTGAGCGTGCGCTCCTTCAAGCCGGAAGTGCGCGAGTTGCTCGAACAACGCATCCGCGCACTGGTGCTGTCGCATGCGGAGAGTTATGGCGCCCGCGCCGAGATCGAGTACATCCGCGGTTATCCGGTGCTGATCAATTCGGAAGCCGAAACCGAATTCGCCAGGCAGATCGCGGAGGAACTGGTCGGCGCAGACAAGATCATCGCACCGTTCGGACCGATCGCCGGCAGCGAAGATTTTGCCTACTTCCTGCAACAGCGTCCCGGTTGTTTCGTACGGGTCGGCAATGGCGCCGGCCAGCCGATGCTGCACAACGCACACTATGATTTCAACGACGACAACGTGACGGTCGGAGCGGCCTACTGGACGCGTCTGGTGGAGCGCTACCTGCAAGCGCAGTAA